From Pseudoalteromonas viridis, the proteins below share one genomic window:
- a CDS encoding ParA family protein, with product MAVQIGLFNHKGGVSKTTTTFNLGWMLANKYKKVMLVDCDPQCNLTGMVLGFKGASKFKDIYENGGVTNIRDGLAPAFESRPAPIEPVDLQVVPGNRNLFLMPGHLGLAEYEVTLGIAQELSGSLVTLQNLPGSLNHLFNITAEKYDIDIILVDMSPSLGPINQNLLMTSDYFLVPMAPDYFSVMATESLSATLPKWHTWSQMAKQVPALKTASYPYPDKSPKFMGTIVQRYKLRKGDAPSAAFQDWIDDINTGVKNNLIPSLISCDMVLDTERYLSAGFAPEEPILQMSDFNGLIAQSQKYQAPVFDLSEEQLEQSGVVLDRTTSSMENFKRLYSDGADRILSIIENE from the coding sequence ATGGCTGTACAGATTGGTCTTTTTAATCATAAAGGCGGAGTGAGCAAAACCACCACGACCTTTAATCTAGGCTGGATGCTAGCTAACAAATACAAGAAAGTAATGCTTGTTGACTGTGATCCTCAGTGTAACCTAACGGGTATGGTTCTTGGGTTCAAAGGAGCTAGTAAGTTTAAAGATATATACGAGAATGGCGGTGTCACTAATATTAGAGATGGTCTGGCACCAGCATTTGAATCTAGGCCAGCTCCCATTGAACCTGTGGACCTTCAGGTTGTTCCCGGAAATCGCAACCTTTTCCTTATGCCAGGCCATTTAGGGCTGGCGGAATATGAAGTTACCTTAGGTATCGCTCAGGAACTATCCGGTTCACTTGTAACATTGCAGAACTTACCTGGATCATTGAATCATCTTTTTAATATCACTGCGGAAAAATATGATATTGATATTATCTTGGTTGATATGAGTCCAAGTTTAGGACCTATTAATCAAAATCTATTGATGACTAGTGATTACTTTTTGGTACCAATGGCCCCTGACTATTTCTCTGTAATGGCAACGGAAAGCTTATCGGCAACCCTGCCCAAGTGGCATACCTGGTCGCAAATGGCAAAACAAGTTCCTGCTTTGAAAACAGCAAGCTACCCATACCCAGATAAGTCACCTAAATTCATGGGAACTATTGTACAAAGGTACAAGTTGCGTAAAGGGGACGCCCCTTCAGCTGCATTTCAAGATTGGATTGATGATATAAATACTGGAGTAAAGAACAATCTGATTCCATCTCTAATAAGTTGCGACATGGTACTAGATACTGAGCGCTATTTGTCAGCAGGTTTTGCCCCGGAAGAGCCGATATTACAGATGTCCGATTTCAATGGCCTTATTGCACAATCCCAGAAATATCAAGCACCTGTGTTCGATTTAAGTGAAGAGCAGCTAGAACAGAGTGGAGTAGTTCTGGACCGAACAACATCTTCCATGGAAAACTTTAAGAGGCTATATTCAGACGGTGCCGACCGGATACTGAGCATTATTGAAAATGAATAA
- a CDS encoding transposase gives MPMARKSQVSLVGTKYYHCISRCVRRAFLCGEDPLTGQSYEHRREWVEEKLLLLASIFCIDICAYAVMNNHTHIVLYVDDKKANRLHDKAIVIRWHKLFKGNWLTHKFVEGNVLNPSERIMLDDIIEKYRERLASISWFMRVLNEDIARRANKEDGYKGRFWEGRFKSQALLDEAALAACMAYVDLNPIRAKMAATPESSEFTSIKKRIEHAQHGKQPKSLLRFAGNPRQNMPKGVPFELEYYIELVELTGRCIRADKRGHICDAHPILARLQIEPENWLQLTTRFTKVFHGAVGRQKTLTEFCEHLQKKRRPNLANCERLLG, from the coding sequence ATGCCAATGGCACGGAAAAGCCAGGTCAGCTTAGTTGGCACAAAATACTACCATTGCATCTCTCGCTGTGTAAGACGTGCCTTTTTATGCGGTGAAGACCCGCTAACAGGCCAATCTTATGAACATCGTCGTGAATGGGTTGAAGAAAAATTACTTCTGCTGGCAAGCATTTTCTGCATTGATATTTGCGCTTACGCTGTAATGAACAACCATACTCACATCGTTTTGTATGTGGACGATAAAAAAGCCAATCGATTGCATGACAAAGCTATCGTCATACGCTGGCATAAACTGTTTAAGGGAAACTGGCTAACACACAAATTCGTGGAAGGTAACGTGCTTAATCCGTCTGAGCGTATTATGCTTGATGATATTATCGAGAAATATAGGGAGAGACTTGCGAGCATCAGCTGGTTTATGCGCGTACTGAACGAAGACATTGCTCGTCGTGCGAACAAAGAAGATGGCTACAAAGGCCGATTCTGGGAAGGCAGGTTTAAGTCTCAGGCATTACTTGATGAAGCAGCCCTGGCTGCCTGCATGGCCTACGTTGACCTCAACCCTATCCGGGCTAAAATGGCCGCAACACCCGAAAGCTCCGAGTTCACCAGTATCAAAAAACGCATTGAACACGCACAGCATGGCAAACAACCAAAGAGCCTTCTGCGCTTTGCCGGAAACCCCAGACAAAACATGCCCAAAGGTGTGCCCTTTGAGCTTGAATACTATATTGAACTGGTTGAACTCACAGGCCGATGTATTCGTGCAGACAAGCGAGGTCATATCTGCGATGCCCACCCTATCCTCGCCAGATTGCAAATAGAACCTGAAAATTGGCTACAACTCACCACACGATTCACAAAAGTCTTCCACGGCGCAGTTGGCAGACAGAAAACCTTGACTGAATTTTGTGAGCACCTGCAAAAAAAGCGGCGCCCTAACCTGGCAAATTGTGAACGCTTATTGGGCTAG
- a CDS encoding HEPN domain-containing protein: MNNSISQFRENIHRARHLGGLYSALESLTTELIDSSDILRSQIVLSVSALDHYVHEVTVEGMLEVYKGNRQPTNSYLKYQVSTSSLMLAKTTMNMESIFEEEIRQKHSYLSFQYPDKVADAIRLFSGCKLWEEVGVILNLSARDTKDKLKLIVDRRNKIAHEADIDPSYPGMRWPITVNDANQATDFIEQLCESIHSIVF; the protein is encoded by the coding sequence ATGAATAACTCCATTAGTCAGTTTAGAGAAAACATTCATCGCGCTAGGCATTTGGGTGGCTTGTATAGCGCTTTGGAGTCATTAACTACAGAGTTGATTGATAGTAGTGACATTTTAAGATCACAAATTGTTTTATCTGTTAGCGCACTGGACCATTATGTTCACGAAGTGACTGTTGAGGGGATGCTAGAGGTTTACAAAGGAAATCGTCAACCAACAAATTCATACCTTAAATATCAAGTATCAACAAGTAGTCTTATGCTTGCAAAGACTACAATGAATATGGAATCGATATTTGAGGAAGAGATTAGACAAAAACATAGCTATTTGTCATTCCAGTACCCGGATAAAGTTGCCGATGCAATTAGACTCTTTTCTGGTTGTAAACTTTGGGAAGAAGTAGGGGTTATTTTAAACCTCAGCGCAAGAGATACAAAAGACAAGCTCAAATTAATTGTCGACCGAAGAAATAAGATTGCACATGAGGCTGATATTGACCCAAGCTACCCTGGAATGAGGTGGCCTATTACTGTCAATGATGCGAATCAAGCTACAGACTTTATTGAGCAATTATGTGAATCAATACATAGCATTGTTTTTTAA
- a CDS encoding Shedu anti-phage system protein SduA domain-containing protein, with product MGNYIDPKEFSDFLDSQKGEREISKFIEENPEVLYWTFCRLSGHCRFMFREFPLGSQYIADYVILNSYSGVWEVMFIELEPVDDPVFNKSGTPSQRFAGSIKQVDDWAEYFDMHREQIRADLVKWAKSKDMLGYSRSERISNMSGDYLADPSSYLRDSYHILIGRRDEISRAGHKRKAMYKSRHSIEVISYDRIKDLVELRYSDPKPWLENQC from the coding sequence ATGGGAAATTATATAGATCCAAAGGAATTTTCAGACTTCCTCGACTCTCAAAAAGGAGAGCGAGAAATTTCCAAGTTTATCGAAGAAAACCCAGAAGTCTTGTACTGGACATTTTGCCGTTTGAGCGGCCACTGTAGATTCATGTTCCGCGAATTCCCTCTTGGCAGCCAGTATATTGCCGATTATGTGATCCTGAATTCTTACTCTGGGGTTTGGGAGGTCATGTTCATAGAACTCGAACCCGTCGATGATCCGGTATTTAATAAATCAGGAACCCCATCCCAGCGGTTTGCTGGGTCAATCAAGCAAGTAGATGATTGGGCGGAGTACTTTGATATGCACAGAGAACAAATAAGAGCGGATTTAGTTAAATGGGCTAAGTCGAAGGATATGCTTGGTTATTCTCGATCAGAGCGCATTTCAAATATGTCAGGTGATTACCTGGCCGATCCTAGCTCATATTTACGAGATAGCTATCACATACTAATAGGCCGCAGAGATGAAATATCGAGAGCGGGCCATAAACGTAAAGCAATGTATAAATCGCGTCACAGCATAGAGGTCATAAGCTACGACAGAATCAAAGACCTTGTGGAGCTGCGGTACTCTGATCCAAAGCCATGGTTAGAAAATCAGTGCTAG